The sequence below is a genomic window from Sylvia atricapilla isolate bSylAtr1 chromosome 26, bSylAtr1.pri, whole genome shotgun sequence.
caatggaaggtgtccctgaccgTGGCACTGGACGGGCTTTGAGCTCCGCCCAGCCCAAACTAGTCAATGACGTCATCGTTCTTGCCAATGACGTCACTCACCCCGTTGCCATGCCGCACCTCCGCTCGCCCTCCCAGCCTGGGCGGGGCTTCCTCCCGACCCTCCAATAGAAGACGAGATGGGCGTGGCTAAGGCAGCAGCGCGCGCTCTGATTGGCTGAGCCGCGTGTTTTGACCTCGGCGGGGAGGGCGGGGCGCCAGGCGGCTCTCGCTGATTGGTCCGAGGGGAGAGGCGCCGGGCAGAGCGCGCGGCGCATGCGCAGAGCCTCATGtgaggggcggcggcggcgcgcgcgGGGGGCGGTGTTGTCGGGAGCGCGCACGGTACCAGCGTTACCGGTACTGTTACACGGTAACAGTAACGAAACGGGGTCTGGGGTGGGGGACACGAGGGGCTGGGGGCCATCACCGAGGTTGTGTTTGAGTGTCCCGCGCGTCCTGTGAGCGGCCGAAGCGAGGGCTCCCGTCCCTCCCCTcaccagggaaggtttggggGGGGCGCGTCCCCTGTGAGGGGAGGGTTTGGAGGGGTCCCGTTCCCGCCCTCACCGGGGCGCTTGGAGGGTTCCATTCCTCACggaggggggtttgggggtcccGTTTGGAGCTCTGGAGGGGGCTCCTGTCCCGTCCCATCCCTCACCGGTTCGGTTTGTGGCTCCTGTCCCGTCCCTCACGGTTCGGTTTGAGGGACAGTCCCGTCCCTCCCCTCAGGCGGGTTTTGGGGCCGGGCGGTTCCCGCTGTCCCCGCGCCGCCTCACGGGGTCCCGGGCGCCACTAACGGCCCCTCgtccttctttccttccttctttccttccttctttccttccttctttccttccttctttccttccctccttccctccgcCGCCGCAGGGCCGCCATCCCGGAGCCCCGGCCATCCCAGCACCTGGACCCTGTGAGTACAGGAAGGTCTTATCTTTAGTATGTCTTTCTTTAAAGCCCTTGAGGAAGCCCTGAGGGCTCTTAGGCCGCTCTGCTCGGGTTTCTTCTGGTGCAAATCGCGTGTAAAAAATTGAGATCGAATTACGCGTTAAAAGTCCATCCAGCACGTTATTTTTAGGGTGTAGTTCCCTGTTTTCAGGGTTTGGTGGCAGGAAGCTGTGCACTGGGCAGGCCCGTGCATTGTGTAATTCCTGATAGTGTTTTCCTCGCCTGAGACACTCAGTGAGAGCCACTTGTGCTCCTGGAATTGTGGAATTATTGAATCCTGGGATCGTTTGTGTTGGAAGGACCTAAAAGTCCATCCAGTCCTATCCCTTTCACcatcccaagttgctccaaacctcatccaacctggccttggacacttccaggggtgagacagccacagcttctgcagaaaaatggaatttaagaTATAATTTTGGAGAATGCTGCAGGGTGGTAGCAGTGCAGTGATCCTGAAGGTAAAACAGTAATAACTGTAGTAATATGTTTggttgggttggactcaatgagcTCTTCCAACCTGGTCTTTCTGTGATTAAATCCTgtatttccttcagaaaacaaaccacaatgGACAAAGGTGGGTGACtcctttattccctttttttccccttcagaaCACTTTGGAATTGCCCTTTTCCACGTGAAGCTCAGCCATGACAGACCAAGAATTCATCCTCTGCAAGTGGAAGAGGCGTTTGTGGCCAGCCAAGGTGAGGAGGAATGAGGAAATGTTTGTAGAGTTTGCTTGGAAAGGGCTgaaacagagcaggaaggaagggagaggtCCCAGCCAACGTGTCTGAACTTGTCTGAGCTGTGAAGattccaggagaaaaaatggAGAGGGCCTGGAGCAATGTGAGACTGGGGAATaacttcccactgccagagggcagacttggatgggatattggggaaaaaaaatcctcactgtGAAGGTGGAGAGGCCCTGGGATGgatttccagagcagctgtggctgccccatccctggcagtgcccaaggccgggttggacagggcttggagcagcctggacagTGGAAGGAATCCCTGCCGATGGATTGAGAAGGGATTTAAAGTCCCTTTCCAGCCAATCCGTCCTGAGATTTTATCATTCCAATATCCTAAGGCTGCTCCCGGGCAGTGTCACTGCTCGTGCATAAACGTTTTGCTGTTGGTCAAGGACttgaaatgaagtttttttttcactttaaacgCAGGTTTTGTGcaaacctggagctgctgggagcagtccTGTTGCCACCACGCAAAGGACGGGGTTTAAAGCTGAAATCCTTGGCTTGGAGAAGCAGTTGAGTATTCCTTGTTCCTGTCACATGTTTTCATTCTTAAAGGttaaaaaagggaggggaatAAAGGAATCCTTTTACCTGAAGGTGCCCGTGAGACAGGATCCTGGATTTGCAGAAGGTTTAGGTGTTTAACCCGAACAAGGACAGGCTGGGGGAGGGAATgtttgggattgttttttttactgtctgAGAGCAGTTTTGTGGTGCTGGGAGGGTTTTGGGTGCTGGTTCCAGTCACCTTTTTGTGTTCCAGGGTCAGTGTGAGCTCTGCAAACGCTGTTCCCCTCACGGAGGAGCGGATCAAGGCCATCGCCTCCACCCTGGGTGAGGAGGGAGGGGCCCTAAAGTGCTGCTTTGTGTCTTTTCGGGGTGAAAAATACCCAGAGAAACTCCTCCCAAATGTGCTACTTTGTGTCTTTTCTGGGTGTAAAATCCCCACAGACACTCAGCCTGGGGGATAAAACTTTTGtatttcacttatttttctttcccccttttccatAAAGTTGGAAAATAGGTTAAAAAATgattgttttcctcttccctggggTTGTTTGTGGGAGAGATAGTGAAGAAATGTGAGTTTCCCTCAAAATGAGGCACTTCCAGCTTGGCCTCTGTGTGTCTCCATCCTTTTTGCCTTGGGATTCGTGGGTGATttaagcagtaaaaaaaaatgcaccttaAAAGAAACACTACAAGTAACGttgattatttctttcataCTTCACTTCGTTTATGACAGAATAACGTggataatttcatttattaactatttttttttttcctcatcagaGCAAAAGGAGACTGTGAGTGAGGCCGTGGAGGAGCTGCAATATCGTTGTTCCCTTAAAATCGCCCTGGATATTCTCCATCAGATTGACTCAGGCAGTCAAATGGCCCCTGCAGAAGGACCAAATCCCGAATTTTCCGGGCAGGAATCTGCCACACCCACTCCTCCCCGCAGCTTCTTCTTGCGCTCTCGCTTTAAAAAGTCGGAACCTGAGGCTGccaaggggaaaagaaaaccccaaaataactGTGGGCTAAAGGATGAGCCCAAAGCACGGAGCCAGGGAGGTTCTGTGATTCCAGGGGGGAGTGGAAAAGCACCTGGAGGTGGCACAAACCCTGCCAGGTGCAATGCCAGGGACTCGTGTGTGCCACCAGCCCCTGAGAGTCACAACTGCAAAGAAACAGAACCAAAATCATCTCCCAGACAGAGGAAAAtccagcccaggacagggagTGGAGCCTCCTGTAAGCCAAAGGCTGGAAGAAGTcagcaaggaaggaaaagaggatgCAGGGATGATTCCCCTGGGGACCAAGCAGAGGTGGCTCCTGAGGAGGGCTCTCCACCTGTCCCCTCTAAATCTGGCACCGTGGAACCTTCCAGAAAGGCAGGAGCTCAGGCTGGGAGAACATTCCTGGATTCCTCCAGGAGTGCCTCTGATGAGTTGGAGAAAAGCATCAGCAGTGAGAGTGAGAGCCTGGCAAAGCAGCTGGAtggcaggagagaggcagagggtGGAAAACACCTGGATGGGGCAGGTGTGGCCTCAGGCACAGACAGGAAATGCAGGAACCAGCCTGGCTCCTCACCTGGGCCTTCTGGTGCCTTCCCTCAGcctcaggaggaggaaaaccaggATCCCTCACACCTGGCTGGGAATAAAGCTCCTGACTCCGAGGAGGATGAAGGTGGGCAAATCCCTTGGGGAAGGGAAACCTTCATCCCATGTGGGAGTTGAGCATTGTTACCCACCTTGGaatgttgctttgcttttgggGAAGTGGCTCTTGAATTGTTGATTTAATTAACTTTCAGTTTCTATTCCTAGGTAGTAGAAATGCTGATCCCTTCGGTGCTGGGGAGGGTTTGGGTGGTGTTTGGGTTGTCTGGAATTGCTTGGGGTTTTCCTTGGAAAGctggggttggttggttggtttttttgttttttgttttttgttttttttttagctcacACTTGTTTTCCCTTGTTACTCTCTGATAAATTAAGTGTTTTTAAATGAGCAGGTGCAGCGTCCTGAAACcagccccattcctgccccttcccctctttTATCCACATGATCAGGGAATTTAGATTCCTTAATTAGGAGGGTGCCGGTGTGTCAGGTCGCCTCTGGGTCACACTCAGATGTGTCAGAcccagtgtcccctctgggTCACACTCAGGTGTGTCAGAcccagtgtcccctctgggTCACACTCAGGTGTGTCAGGTCCCCTCTGGGTCACACTCAGGTGTGTCAGACCCAGTGTCCACTCTGGGTCACACTCAGGTGTGTCAGGTCTCCTCTGGGGTCACACTCAGGTGTGTCAGAcccagtgtcccctctgggGTCACACTCAGGTGTGTCAGAcccagtgtcccctctgggGTCACACTCAGGTGTGTCAGGTCCCCTCTGGGGTCACACTCAGGTGTGTCAGAcccagtgtcccctctgggGTCACACTCAGGTGTGTCAGACCCAGTGTCCCCTCTAGGGTCACACTCAGGTGTGTCAGGTCCCCTCTGGGTCACACTCAGGTGTGTCAGGTCCCCTCTAGGGTCACACTTAGGTGTGTCAGGTCCCCTCTGGGTCACACTCAGGTGTGTCAGATCCCCTCTGAGGTCACACTCACGTGTGTCAGAcccagtgtcccctctgggGTCCCACTCAGGTGTGTCAGAcccagtgtcccctctgggTCACACTCAGGTGTGTCAGGTCCCCTCTGGGGTCCCGCTCAGGTGCTCTGAAGCTGACCCTGTCCTAATCCCTGGCCCCTGGTGCTGTTGACAGGGCTGGAACCCTCTGGGATGTCTTCCAGGAGAGTTTCCTCGGAGAGCCTCCCTCCACTGTCCCCTCTGGCcgatgaagaggaggagaatTTCCCGAGCGTCCTGTCCCATCGAGGTGAGACATCAGcatcctccttccccctctgtGAGCTTCAGTTGGCCTGCAATCCCTGGGGATTCCAGGAGGgaatccagctgtgcccagccttGGGGTAAAATACATTTCCTGGGGCCATCGGGCATTTTGCTgcataatgaaaaatgaaaatcccTGGGACTGGGCAAAGGCCTGGGATTGAAGGACTGGAGCTGCCGGGTTTCAGTTCAGAACTCCCTGTGCTGCATTTTGGGGTCACTGTAAAAGCACTGACGAGAAACTCCTGGAGTTTTTCctggaggagaagaagagaggagcagcatctgccttttttattgtttttttaaggaaaatctcttttctttttcatgccaGAACCCAAATTCTTCGAGGAAGGGATGTTGGTGTGGTGCAAGCTGCGGCGCTATCCCTACTGGCCAGCGGTGGtaagagcagctcctgcctcctcaTATCTTGCTGATAAGGAGCAATTCTCAGTTCTGGAGTGACTTTTGCCCTTTCTGGAGGTGTTAAAGACCTTCCAGTAGAAGCATTTCAAAATTGATTGAAGAAAAATGGTGCTCAAAGCACTCAAAATGTGGTAAACTCACACCTGCTTGTCCAGAGCAGAGGCTTATCCCAATTCTTTTGTCTTGGAGCAGGACTTTGTTCCCTAAATTTgcaaaagaaagaggaagctgTTTGTGCACTAAAAGGGCTCCCTGGGGGTAACTGGTGGCTGCTTCCACttgaatttttctgtatttgggTAATATAGGAAAGTTGCACCAAtaggaaaaatttaaatgtggGTCGTAGTGGGTGATATCCATGGAAAAATATCCCTGCTTTATCAGGATTAGGATTTTTAAggctttctcctctctccaggTGAAAGCAGTGAAGAGGAAGCACCGGAGGGCCTGTGTGCTTTTCATAGATGGCACcacaaatgagaagaaaaaagggtaaatgtgaattttaatCCCATCCTGAATTTCCAGTCTCTGTCATTCCGTGTCCTGTGGCCATTTCCTGGTGCAGGGTGAGGACAGTCCTCTCCAGACTCACCTgggagggaggggctggggcaggtgagGGTTGCAGGTGCTTTGTCATGCTGCAGGTTGAGGCAGCTCCTtgtccctgggaagggctgaggaatcgaaaataaaacaaaacaaatccctgGAATGCAGCCAGCGTTCTCCTTGTGCTGCCCAAACTTTCTTTAAAGCctttaacttttctttaaaccaggtatttttcatttgttagaAGATTCTCTACTTCTAACTTGCTCTGGAAGCAAAAACACCATTAAAATTTGTGCTCCTTAACTCCTTGGGAAGTGGGATTTTCAGGGAGGTGCAGAACTGCAGttaaaaaacagggaaatggAGAAGCTGAATTGCACCTCTGACtgtgtttctttaaaagtttCTCAGTGTCTCTGAAGAGCCTGAAGCACTTTGACTgtgaggagaagcaggagctcATTGTGAGTATCCCAGAGAGGTgggactgcagggattgggggGAAATACAGTGGGAAATCCAGGATAGAAGTGGCCAAGGGGGAATGTGGGGCTTGACCCCCTCAAAGCCACTCTCATCCCTGTGACAGTtctggcaggagctgttttactgtcagcaaaaaaaattgtcatgGACCATTTCTTGGTGTCCTGGGCTGAAACTCTTGGAGAGCTGCAGGGTTTGGGACAGAAAATCCTCCTTGTTTTTGCAGGAACGAGCCAAGGAGAACTATTCCAAGGAAATCGAGTGGTGCCTGCAGCTGATCCTGGACTATCGGATCCGAGTGGGTAAGGAGGGGCAGGTGACCATGGAATCACCAAATCCCAgcatggtttgggtgggaaggaccTTCAACCCCATCCAGTCCctccacctcccactgtcccagggtgctccaaggcCCATCTAACCTGCTGAACACTCCCAACTTCTCTGGGATCTCATCCTGAGATCCACCAGGAAAGGGGAACGCCAAGCTTTGATTCCTGGGCTGGATGGAACTGATCACTGCccctgttttgggtttttaggtTGCCATTCTTTCACTGGGTCCTTCCTGGAGTATTTTGCTGCTGATATCAGTAAGTGAACCCATCCTTTTGGGAATTTTTCTCTTGGCTGGGTAAATGTAGCTCCAACATTTACACACAAGTGACTTTGGCACCAGGCAAAGTGCCACAGAGGGGTTGCTGGTAAATTTACAGCTCCCCATTATTGCAATTAAGGGgttaataaattaaatactgaTGGTTCAAGACAATCAGATCATGGAATCAGAGAATAGTCGGAGTTGTGACTGGTTCCTTATGTTGCAGAGTCCATGTCAACTCcctaatatttttaatttcttttttggtgatggtttttttttaacttctatggcagaggaaggaagaaaaactccTCTCAGCAATAAAATTCCTTATTTCCTATTGATACAGCTAGGAAAACTCTTTgcacatttatatttaaaatccttgtggtttctctttttcaggctACCCAGTGAGGAAAGAGGGATACCAGAGCGAGGTGCAGATGGCATTCCCAAACACAGAGGAAGTAGGGGCTGGAGAGTCTTCCTCAGACACCTCCCCTCAAAAACCTCCCAGGAAGCTCCTCCCTGACAGGACCAGagctgccagggacagggagaacAAGAAGCTGGTGGAGTTCATAGTGAAGACCAAAGGGGCTGAAGAACATCTCCTGGGCATCTTGAAAAGCGGCAAAGAATCGCGTTGGCTGAAGAAATTCCTGAATTCCAGCAGGTACATGACCTGTGTGGAGACTTATttggaggatgaggagcagctggaccTGGTGGTTGGCTACCTGAAGGAGGTGTACAGGGAGATGGACACCAAGAACCTGCACCAGATCCTGGGGGATGGCATCAGATTCATCTCGGATGTGCTTTTACCTGAGGTGAGGGAGCGTGAAACGGGGAGATGATGAACTGTGGAGTGATAAATGACACTAATTCCCATTATTTATTCCTTTGGTGTGACGTGGTTCCCATGGAATGACGTGGGGGACAGTTCCCAGAACTGAGCCAGGCAGAAATATTcacccctgcccacagcctgaGTCACtcaaatgctgatttttaagcacagaaaggagaaagccTCAGgtagtttgttgtttttaaaagcagactgatagtttctttttttctgatgtattttaattccttctgaaatgcttcaaagctttggtttggggtttttttattgtaatttggCAACTTGTCAGGGTTTTCTTGGACCTCAGTGTGTCTCGAGGTGGGGGGTGGTGTGTTGGCTGTTTTTACAGTTGTTGTGGATACCTTGTGTTCTTCCCAGGAATTTTCCCAGGAGAACATTAACTCGCGTAGAAACAAAATCACtgtgaagaatattttaatCTGAGGATAAAAATACCCCCAGGGGATGATACTGAACAATTTCatgttatttatttaagaatttCAGGCACTCAACGAGCAGTTTCATCCATGTTTTCCAAGTGATTGAGGAACCCTTTTCTCAAAACGTGCTCGGCTGAGGCAGTTTCAAATCCCTGGCTATGATTTAGTTTTGcttattattattgttattaattaCTCAGTGCTTTTCTAGGCCATCATCTGTGCCATTGCTGCTGTGGATGACATCGATTATgagaaggcagaagagaagTACATTAAAGGACCACCTGTGAGCAAAAGGTACAGGATTTTCTGAGGGTTTTTACTCTTTTATTGTTGGATACAGAAAAGGTTTGAGGTGAGGGCAGGAGAGCT
It includes:
- the PWWP3A gene encoding PWWP domain-containing DNA repair factor 3A isoform X1 encodes the protein MTDQEFILCKWKRRLWPAKVLCKPGAAGSSPVATTQRTGFKAEILGLEKQVSVSSANAVPLTEERIKAIASTLEQKETVSEAVEELQYRCSLKIALDILHQIDSGSQMAPAEGPNPEFSGQESATPTPPRSFFLRSRFKKSEPEAAKGKRKPQNNCGLKDEPKARSQGGSVIPGGSGKAPGGGTNPARCNARDSCVPPAPESHNCKETEPKSSPRQRKIQPRTGSGASCKPKAGRSQQGRKRGCRDDSPGDQAEVAPEEGSPPVPSKSGTVEPSRKAGAQAGRTFLDSSRSASDELEKSISSESESLAKQLDGRREAEGGKHLDGAGVASGTDRKCRNQPGSSPGPSGAFPQPQEEENQDPSHLAGNKAPDSEEDEGLEPSGMSSRRVSSESLPPLSPLADEEEENFPSVLSHREPKFFEEGMLVWCKLRRYPYWPAVVKAVKRKHRRACVLFIDGTTNEKKKGFSVSLKSLKHFDCEEKQELIERAKENYSKEIEWCLQLILDYRIRVGCHSFTGSFLEYFAADISYPVRKEGYQSEVQMAFPNTEEVGAGESSSDTSPQKPPRKLLPDRTRAARDRENKKLVEFIVKTKGAEEHLLGILKSGKESRWLKKFLNSSRYMTCVETYLEDEEQLDLVVGYLKEVYREMDTKNLHQILGDGIRFISDVLLPEAIICAIAAVDDIDYEKAEEKYIKGPPVSKRERELFDEQVLGSKKLKMDPES
- the PWWP3A gene encoding PWWP domain-containing DNA repair factor 3A isoform X2 translates to MTDQEFILCKWKRRLWPAKVLCKPGAAGSSPVATTQRTGFKAEILGLEKQVSVSSANAVPLTEERIKAIASTLEQKETVSEAVEELQYRCSLKIALDILHQIDSGSQMAPAEGPNPEFSGQESATPTPPRSFFLRSRFKKSEPEAAKGKRKPQNNCGLKDEPKARSQGGSVIPGGSGKAPGGGTNPARCNARDSCVPPAPESHNCKETEPKSSPRQRKIQPRTGSGASCKPKAGRSQQGRKRGCRDDSPGDQAEVAPEEGSPPVPSKSGTVEPSRKAGAQAGRTFLDSSRSASDELEKSISSESESLAKQLDGRREAEGGKHLDGAGVASGTDRKCRNQPGSSPGPSGAFPQPQEEENQDPSHLAGNKAPDSEEDEGLEPSGMSSRRVSSESLPPLSPLADEEEENFPSVLSHREPKFFEEGMLVWCKLRRYPYWPAVVKAVKRKHRRACVLFIDGTTNEKKKGFSVSLKSLKHFDCEEKQELIERAKENYSKEIEWCLQLILDYRIRVGYPVRKEGYQSEVQMAFPNTEEVGAGESSSDTSPQKPPRKLLPDRTRAARDRENKKLVEFIVKTKGAEEHLLGILKSGKESRWLKKFLNSSRYMTCVETYLEDEEQLDLVVGYLKEVYREMDTKNLHQILGDGIRFISDVLLPEAIICAIAAVDDIDYEKAEEKYIKGPPVSKRERELFDEQVLGSKKLKMDPES